A single genomic interval of Flavihumibacter rivuli harbors:
- a CDS encoding gamma carbonic anhydrase family protein, protein MPLILHVEGVYPQFGNDCFIAPNATIVGDVIMGDQCSIWFNAVVRGDVNSIRMGNKVNVQDGAVIHATYQKTQAIIGNNVSIGHNAIVHGCTIHDNVLVGMGSIVMDNAVVHSNTIIAAGAVVLEGTVCEAGSIYAGVPAKKVKDISEELISGEINRIANNYIRYSGWFKDQVADKG, encoded by the coding sequence ATGCCATTGATCCTGCATGTTGAAGGGGTTTATCCCCAGTTCGGAAATGATTGTTTCATCGCCCCCAATGCCACGATCGTTGGCGATGTGATCATGGGTGACCAGTGCAGTATCTGGTTCAACGCGGTGGTACGCGGGGATGTGAACAGCATCAGGATGGGCAACAAGGTGAATGTGCAGGATGGCGCTGTGATCCATGCCACCTACCAGAAAACGCAGGCTATCATTGGCAATAATGTTTCCATCGGCCACAATGCCATCGTACATGGCTGTACCATCCATGATAATGTACTGGTAGGCATGGGATCCATCGTTATGGATAATGCCGTAGTGCACAGCAATACCATTATTGCAGCAGGGGCGGTAGTACTGGAAGGAACGGTCTGTGAAGCGGGCAGCATTTACGCCGGGGTTCCGGCTAAAAAAGTGAAGGATATCTCCGAGGAACTGATCAGCGGGGAGATCAACCGGATCGCCAACAACTATATCCGCTATTCCGGGTGGTTCAAAGACCAGGTAGCAGATAAGGGATAA
- the rsgA gene encoding ribosome small subunit-dependent GTPase A, which yields MKARVYKSTGSWYSVKGEDGKFYNARIKGVFKIEGLSSTNPVAVGDWVEVELEQDHEKTAIITEIHDRSNYIARTSPHKKVAHHIIASNLDQALLFATIREPRTSQGFLDRFLITAEAYHIPAIIVFNKADIYKEKDIEKYAEWEEMYESVGYKTVLMSVKDGRGVEEVKALLKDKTTLISGHSGVGKSTFINAVFPEFSLKTQEVSGWSGKGLHTTTFAEMFDLPTGGAIIDTPGIRELGLVGISRQELSHYFPEMRDLLQECQFNNCLHMNEPGCAVKQAVQDGKLHPDRYVSYCMILDSIDEKQY from the coding sequence ATGAAGGCAAGAGTGTACAAATCTACCGGTAGCTGGTATTCCGTGAAAGGGGAAGATGGGAAGTTCTATAATGCCCGGATAAAAGGCGTGTTCAAGATCGAAGGACTTTCTTCTACCAATCCCGTGGCTGTTGGCGATTGGGTGGAAGTGGAGTTGGAGCAGGACCATGAGAAGACTGCCATCATCACGGAGATCCATGACCGTTCCAACTATATCGCCCGCACTTCGCCCCACAAAAAAGTTGCCCATCATATCATCGCTTCCAATCTCGATCAGGCCTTGCTGTTTGCCACCATTCGGGAGCCAAGGACCTCACAGGGTTTCCTGGACAGGTTCCTGATCACCGCTGAAGCCTATCATATTCCCGCCATTATTGTCTTCAACAAGGCAGATATCTACAAGGAGAAGGATATTGAGAAGTATGCCGAATGGGAGGAGATGTATGAGTCTGTTGGGTATAAGACTGTTTTGATGAGTGTGAAGGATGGCAGGGGGGTGGAAGAAGTGAAGGCCTTGCTCAAAGACAAGACTACCCTGATCTCCGGACATTCCGGTGTGGGTAAATCAACCTTTATCAATGCGGTCTTCCCGGAGTTTTCCCTGAAGACCCAGGAAGTGAGCGGCTGGAGCGGAAAGGGTTTGCATACCACCACCTTTGCTGAAATGTTCGACCTCCCAACAGGTGGAGCAATAATAGATACCCCTGGTATAAGGGAGCTTGGCCTGGTGGGTATCAGTCGCCAGGAGCTATCGCACTATTTTCCGGAAATGCGCGACCTCTTGCAGGAATGCCAGTTCAACAATTGCCTGCACATGAATGAGCCGGGCTGCGCTGTTAAACAGGCAGTCCAGGATGGGAAACTTCATCCCGATCGTTATGTCAGTTACTGCATGATACTGGATAGTATCGATGAAAAGCAGTACTGA
- a CDS encoding DUF58 domain-containing protein: MLTTAEILKKVKELEIKSKKLTRHLFTGEYHSAFKGKGMSFKEVREYHAGDDIRFIDWNVSARFNHPFSKLFEEERELTMMLLVDISASSLFGTVHARKKDLVTEIGAVLGFSAISNNDKVGAILFSEGIEEYIPPKKGRDHGLFIVRELLTKEGKKKGTNLSNALRYLNNTTRQKSIVFVLSDFLDPGFPDALRVAGKKHDVIGIKVYDPMDMQLPDAGLLQVEDAETGKQMVIDSSDYIVRKEYQDAFFNHTEWCKQVFLKAGCDLLHISTKEDYVKVLQKFFIGRS, from the coding sequence ATGTTGACCACCGCCGAAATATTAAAGAAGGTAAAGGAGCTCGAGATCAAGAGCAAGAAGCTTACCCGACACCTGTTCACGGGTGAGTACCATAGTGCCTTCAAGGGTAAGGGAATGTCGTTTAAGGAAGTACGTGAGTACCACGCCGGGGATGATATCCGCTTCATTGACTGGAATGTATCGGCGAGGTTCAATCACCCGTTCAGCAAATTGTTTGAAGAGGAGCGTGAGCTAACCATGATGCTGCTGGTGGATATCAGTGCGAGTTCCTTATTTGGTACGGTGCATGCGCGCAAGAAGGACCTGGTGACCGAGATCGGTGCGGTTTTGGGATTCTCTGCCATCAGCAATAATGATAAGGTTGGCGCGATCTTATTCTCCGAAGGGATAGAGGAATACATCCCGCCGAAGAAAGGCCGTGACCATGGCCTTTTCATTGTTCGTGAATTGCTGACCAAAGAAGGTAAAAAGAAGGGAACCAACCTCAGTAATGCCCTGCGTTACCTCAACAATACCACCCGCCAGAAAAGCATCGTCTTTGTGCTGAGTGATTTTCTTGACCCCGGTTTCCCGGATGCCTTAAGGGTTGCTGGCAAGAAACATGATGTGATAGGCATTAAAGTATATGATCCCATGGACATGCAGCTGCCGGATGCAGGGCTCCTGCAGGTGGAAGATGCGGAAACCGGAAAACAAATGGTGATCGATAGTTCTGATTATATTGTCCGGAAGGAATACCAGGATGCATTTTTCAACCATACAGAATGGTGTAAGCAGGTATTCCTGAAAGCCGGTTGTGACCTCTTGCACATTTCCACCAAAGAGGATTATGTGAAAGTATTGCAGAAATTTTTTATCGGGAGAAGCTAG
- a CDS encoding vWA domain-containing protein: MITRYLDSVEFAWPWVLWLLLLLPLLAWWYFRKQPGRQGAVLISSTDSLRGNRKGWKARMIHLPFVLRLLSLACLITALARPQTRFDEEQVSGEGVDIMICIDVSGSMLAQDFTPNRLEAAKQVAASFVDTRKTDRMGVVIFSGESFTLCPLTTDKAVLKTQIFSIESGLLEDGTAIGSGLATSTDRLRNSNSRSKVVILLTDGENNGGQIPPVTAKEIAKKLGIKVYTIGVGTEGYAPIPVQAADGSIVMQREKVNIDEKLLTNIANETGGKYFRAKDNEGLENIYAEIDRLEKSVFEVAALRRYTERFHPLAIAALAFLFLEWLLRFTVLRRFP; this comes from the coding sequence ATGATCACCCGTTACCTGGATAGTGTTGAATTTGCATGGCCATGGGTACTATGGTTATTGCTGCTCCTGCCATTGCTGGCATGGTGGTATTTCAGGAAGCAACCTGGCAGGCAAGGTGCTGTTCTTATCTCTTCAACAGATTCATTAAGGGGTAACCGCAAAGGATGGAAGGCAAGAATGATCCATCTTCCTTTTGTCCTCAGGCTACTGTCACTGGCCTGCCTGATCACTGCGCTTGCCCGTCCCCAGACCCGCTTTGATGAAGAGCAGGTGAGTGGTGAAGGAGTGGACATCATGATCTGCATAGATGTGAGTGGAAGTATGCTGGCCCAGGACTTTACGCCCAACCGCCTGGAGGCAGCCAAGCAGGTGGCTGCTTCGTTTGTGGATACCCGTAAGACTGACCGGATGGGTGTGGTGATCTTTTCCGGTGAGAGTTTCACCCTTTGTCCCCTTACCACTGATAAGGCTGTATTAAAGACCCAGATATTCAGTATCGAAAGTGGCTTACTGGAAGATGGTACGGCCATTGGTTCAGGACTGGCTACCAGTACCGACAGGCTTAGGAACAGCAATTCCAGGAGCAAGGTGGTTATCCTGCTGACGGATGGGGAGAATAATGGAGGGCAGATCCCACCTGTCACCGCCAAGGAGATCGCCAAGAAATTGGGTATAAAAGTTTATACCATCGGTGTAGGTACCGAAGGCTATGCGCCTATCCCGGTGCAGGCAGCAGATGGCAGCATCGTGATGCAGCGGGAGAAGGTGAACATTGATGAAAAACTGCTCACCAATATCGCGAATGAAACAGGTGGAAAATATTTCAGGGCCAAAGACAATGAAGGGTTGGAAAATATCTATGCCGAGATCGACAGGTTGGAGAAATCGGTTTTCGAAGTAGCCGCGCTTCGACGTTATACAGAGCGCTTCCATCCCCTGGCCATTGCTGCACTGGCCTTTCTCTTCCTGGAATGGCTGTTGCGATTTACTGTTCTGCGCAGGTTCCCGTAA
- a CDS encoding AAA family ATPase, translating into MLPTSEDIRQLNEKIQYQGEFIDRLRDEVGRVIVGQHYMLDRLLIGLLSNGHVLLEGVPGLAKTLTIKSLAQAVHAKFSRIQFTPDLLPADVIGTMIYNQQKNEFVVRKGPIFANFVLADEINRAPAKVQSALLEAMQERQVTIGDSTYKLDEPFLVLATQNPLEQEGTYPLPEAQVDRFIMKVMVGYPTKEEEQLIIRQNVQGLKVDQVQQVVTIQDLVQARDLTRQVYMDEKVENYILDIVFATRKPTEYGLSKLQPLIAYGGSPRASINLALAAKAHAFLSKRGFVIPEDVKAIAKDVLRHRIGLTYEAEAENVNVEQVIEDILKAIQVP; encoded by the coding sequence ATGTTGCCCACTTCGGAAGATATCCGCCAGTTGAATGAAAAGATCCAATACCAGGGCGAATTCATAGATCGCCTGAGGGATGAAGTTGGAAGGGTCATTGTTGGCCAGCATTACATGCTGGACCGCCTTCTTATTGGTTTGCTCAGTAATGGGCACGTTTTGCTGGAAGGTGTTCCGGGACTGGCTAAAACACTTACCATTAAGAGCCTGGCCCAGGCAGTTCATGCAAAGTTCAGCAGGATACAATTCACGCCAGACCTACTGCCGGCAGACGTGATCGGTACCATGATCTATAACCAGCAGAAGAACGAGTTCGTGGTGCGCAAGGGACCCATCTTCGCCAATTTCGTATTGGCCGATGAGATCAACCGTGCCCCCGCGAAAGTGCAGAGTGCGTTGCTGGAGGCCATGCAGGAAAGGCAGGTAACCATTGGCGATAGTACCTACAAGTTGGACGAGCCCTTCCTGGTTTTGGCCACGCAGAACCCGCTGGAGCAGGAGGGTACCTACCCGCTTCCCGAAGCACAGGTGGACCGCTTCATCATGAAAGTGATGGTGGGCTATCCGACAAAGGAAGAAGAGCAGCTCATTATCCGGCAGAATGTACAGGGACTGAAGGTCGACCAGGTGCAGCAGGTAGTAACCATCCAGGACCTGGTTCAGGCCAGGGACCTGACCCGCCAGGTATATATGGACGAGAAAGTAGAGAACTATATCCTTGATATCGTATTCGCAACCAGGAAGCCGACCGAATATGGCCTCTCGAAGTTGCAGCCACTGATTGCCTATGGTGGTTCCCCAAGGGCGAGCATTAACCTGGCCCTTGCGGCAAAAGCCCACGCCTTCCTTTCCAAGCGGGGATTTGTTATACCTGAAGATGTGAAGGCTATTGCAAAGGATGTACTCCGCCATCGTATCGGGCTTACCTACGAGGCAGAGGCAGAGAATGTGAATGTGGAACAGGTTATTGAAGATATCCTGAAAGCCATACAGGTGCCCTGA
- a CDS encoding TraB/GumN family protein — MKMLYRSLVLFLGLFFLCPGLITAQEKYPPTLLWRISGKGLSRPSYMYGTMHLSDRRLFFFGDSVYQSIEQCEGLATELDIPSMANSMMEGVFNNGEDGDDMLLTSKLSPAVLKPYKAALEKIFRKKLGEITVKEVRNYSEGWVYRQSKPDDMSTFVDIYLYDLANRQGKWVGGIEDMEDQLGLEGGTDLLTAVKDITSDDSEKKAELEKFISLYASEKIGNIDTYIKEMGGNVNDFNLVKRNVKMARRMDSLAAIRTCFFAVGAAHLPGDSGLITLMRNRGFTVEPVLSSKKIAPEAYTSFPRTTNWKPVYDADSIVMVRMPGGPISTNINPLVNGMKASFDFFSMSVFLIGNVMMPGLDNMDADSLYNSVRENFKSNGDVLKDSVISDGSYRGRYLKIRTNDGFGHVRLQALNDRMVMAIAFSLRENGLQSAELKQFLTSFKVLRNPAPSAIRGWNKVELKDDLLTIETPVPLTERKGDSDSMWLVKTFSGLDMKSQSFFQINTYRSKQGFYSGADSTYFESIIGNVLKNDGYELLSSQQGKFQGYPYCDALFSISDNGEKILNRMKVINRGNQRYLVIAGYYPNKGLDKDIDRFINSINFIPYSSPKLREIADKVGNFQLRSPNDFAVLPVDEESRTIRYSMYDSLASLTFYLDKDIIGKYYWTNSDTAYLREQSEAFAGYSNTLLDYTLHKLKDRSAAEILMSEEGTHVLKKMRFFTNGDTLYTLYTHGPREVLEMPAYRSIFESIRPIHDAGKGTYVGSKAQLLLNDLLVPDSAIFTEASESLGTAKFSKDDLPLLHKALLYPYADFDDKVYCTHDKVVEKVADVADTSTISFIRQHYGQVRERNPELEYPLLSLLAKMNTAESYQLLTGLMDGGLPKKGLPWSFYNSIADSTDLLKQLAPGLKTYARDTLFVRVMPGLLVKMLDSNIVSLTGIKPLVPQLHAWVSRQQAEMKKEGYYPSQVGDICDLFLRLGDPKSAGMVRAFAASKEINVQYTAVIALLKAGKPVEPSWLLSLAKSDDYRVLLYDQLKKQNKLSLFPQAYKSQRHLSQSILSEMLSEEDYYPEKISFLKEIEYFYKGKLRKFYTYKVEFIEGEGKEVYLGIVGPYLPKEALTTEYKDIVSMYITEQLDEEDIERQLARLLENN; from the coding sequence ATGAAAATGCTGTATCGTAGCCTTGTCCTCTTCCTTGGACTCTTTTTCCTTTGTCCCGGACTAATAACAGCCCAGGAAAAATATCCCCCAACATTATTGTGGCGTATATCTGGTAAGGGGCTTTCCAGGCCTTCCTACATGTATGGTACCATGCACCTCTCCGACAGGCGGCTCTTCTTCTTTGGTGATTCCGTTTACCAAAGTATTGAGCAATGCGAAGGGTTGGCTACAGAACTGGATATTCCCTCCATGGCCAACTCAATGATGGAAGGGGTTTTCAATAATGGTGAGGATGGGGATGATATGCTCCTTACCAGCAAGTTGTCACCAGCGGTATTGAAGCCTTATAAAGCTGCGCTGGAAAAGATCTTCAGGAAGAAACTGGGTGAGATCACTGTTAAGGAGGTCAGGAATTATTCTGAAGGATGGGTATACCGCCAGAGCAAGCCGGATGACATGAGCACGTTTGTGGATATCTACCTGTATGACCTGGCCAACAGGCAGGGCAAATGGGTTGGTGGTATTGAGGATATGGAGGACCAATTAGGGCTGGAAGGGGGTACAGACCTCCTCACCGCAGTTAAGGATATAACGTCCGATGATTCTGAGAAGAAAGCAGAACTGGAAAAGTTCATTTCCCTTTATGCTTCAGAGAAGATCGGTAATATCGATACCTATATCAAGGAAATGGGTGGGAATGTCAATGATTTCAACCTGGTAAAACGTAATGTAAAGATGGCCAGAAGGATGGACAGTCTGGCCGCTATCCGGACTTGTTTTTTTGCAGTGGGGGCAGCCCATTTGCCGGGTGATTCCGGGTTGATAACGTTGATGCGTAATCGCGGATTTACGGTTGAGCCTGTCCTGTCATCGAAGAAGATCGCACCTGAAGCTTATACAAGTTTTCCCCGGACAACCAATTGGAAACCTGTCTATGATGCCGATAGTATCGTAATGGTAAGGATGCCAGGCGGCCCCATTTCCACCAATATCAATCCTTTGGTGAATGGCATGAAGGCGAGCTTTGATTTCTTCAGCATGAGTGTCTTCCTTATCGGGAATGTTATGATGCCGGGTTTGGATAACATGGATGCTGATTCCCTATACAATAGTGTCCGGGAGAATTTCAAATCGAATGGGGATGTTTTAAAGGATTCGGTTATCAGCGATGGATCCTACCGTGGAAGGTATTTAAAGATCAGGACCAATGATGGATTTGGTCACGTCCGGTTACAGGCATTGAATGACAGGATGGTTATGGCCATCGCTTTCTCACTCAGGGAGAATGGATTGCAGTCGGCAGAGCTTAAGCAGTTCCTGACATCCTTCAAGGTGTTGAGGAACCCTGCACCATCCGCCATCAGGGGTTGGAATAAAGTTGAGCTAAAAGATGACCTGCTAACCATCGAAACCCCTGTACCACTGACCGAGCGGAAGGGTGATAGTGATAGTATGTGGCTGGTTAAAACTTTCTCCGGCCTGGATATGAAAAGCCAGAGCTTTTTCCAGATTAATACTTACCGGTCCAAACAAGGTTTTTATTCAGGTGCAGACTCCACCTACTTTGAAAGTATCATAGGGAATGTATTGAAGAATGATGGCTATGAATTGTTATCCAGCCAGCAAGGGAAATTCCAGGGCTATCCTTACTGTGATGCATTGTTTTCCATTAGCGATAATGGTGAGAAGATCCTGAACAGGATGAAGGTGATCAACAGGGGCAACCAGCGATACCTGGTCATAGCAGGCTATTACCCCAACAAAGGTTTGGACAAGGATATTGACAGGTTTATCAATAGCATCAATTTCATTCCTTATTCCTCACCGAAACTTCGGGAGATAGCAGACAAGGTTGGAAACTTCCAATTGAGATCGCCCAATGATTTTGCAGTGCTGCCAGTGGATGAAGAGAGTAGAACGATTCGTTATTCCATGTACGATAGTTTGGCATCCCTTACCTTCTACCTGGATAAGGATATTATAGGGAAATATTACTGGACCAATTCGGATACGGCCTACCTGAGGGAACAATCAGAAGCTTTTGCAGGTTACTCCAATACGTTACTTGATTATACCCTGCATAAGTTGAAGGACAGGTCTGCTGCAGAGATACTGATGAGCGAGGAAGGGACCCACGTCCTCAAGAAGATGCGATTCTTTACCAATGGGGATACCTTGTACACTTTGTATACCCATGGTCCCAGGGAAGTGTTGGAGATGCCTGCTTATCGCAGCATTTTCGAAAGCATTCGCCCTATCCATGATGCAGGGAAAGGAACCTATGTTGGTTCCAAGGCGCAGCTATTACTGAATGATCTCCTTGTACCAGATTCTGCTATTTTCACGGAAGCAAGCGAATCATTAGGTACCGCCAAATTCTCAAAGGATGATCTGCCCCTGCTTCATAAGGCATTGCTTTATCCTTATGCGGATTTCGATGATAAAGTTTATTGCACACACGATAAGGTGGTGGAAAAAGTTGCTGATGTAGCAGATACTTCTACCATCTCATTCATCAGGCAACATTATGGGCAGGTCAGGGAAAGGAATCCTGAATTGGAGTATCCCCTTTTGTCCCTGCTGGCCAAGATGAATACTGCTGAGTCTTACCAACTATTGACCGGATTAATGGATGGCGGCCTGCCCAAAAAGGGCTTGCCATGGAGTTTCTACAATTCAATTGCTGATTCAACTGATCTGCTGAAGCAGTTGGCGCCGGGTTTGAAAACCTATGCCAGGGATACCCTTTTCGTTAGGGTGATGCCGGGTCTATTGGTGAAAATGCTTGACAGCAATATTGTAAGTCTTACAGGTATCAAACCATTGGTGCCGCAGTTACATGCCTGGGTTTCCAGGCAACAGGCGGAAATGAAAAAAGAAGGCTATTACCCCAGCCAGGTTGGTGATATCTGCGACCTCTTCCTGCGTTTGGGAGATCCGAAAAGTGCAGGAATGGTAAGGGCATTTGCGGCTTCTAAAGAGATCAATGTTCAATATACAGCTGTTATTGCCCTTTTGAAGGCAGGTAAACCAGTTGAGCCTTCCTGGTTGCTGTCCCTTGCAAAAAGTGATGATTATCGGGTACTGCTATATGATCAACTGAAGAAACAAAACAAGTTATCATTATTCCCCCAGGCGTATAAGTCCCAAAGGCATTTGTCGCAGAGCATACTTTCAGAGATGCTTTCTGAAGAGGACTATTATCCAGAGAAGATCAGTTTCCTGAAAGAGATCGAGTACTTCTATAAAGGGAAACTGAGAAAGTTCTATACCTACAAGGTGGAGTTTATCGAAGGGGAAGGGAAAGAGGTTTATCTCGGGATTGTAGGCCCCTATTTACCAAAGGAAGCGCTTACTACAGAATACAAGGATATTGTAAGTATGTACATCACTGAGCAATTGGATGAGGAGGATATTGAAAGGCAATTGGCCAGGCTGCTCGAGAACAATTGA
- a CDS encoding aspartate aminotransferase family protein, with translation MNQRQLFLRHVAQTSPAPLALEIVKAKGTVMEDRNGKKYLDLIAGISVCNVGHCNPRVLKAIRKQSEDYLHLLVYGEFVEAPQVQYARMIAKHMPESLNCVYFTNSGAEATEGAMKLAKRVTNRPEIIAFNQSYHGSTQGALSIIGDEYWRNAYRPLLPGILHLEYNDPAVIDRITERTACVIMETIQAERGVHAPLREWITAIRKRCTETGTLLIMDEIQTGFGRTGKLWGFEHFGVVPDVVLLGKALGGGMPLGAFVAGKQLMDAFTENPVLGHITTFGGHPVCCAAGLAAMEYLLDEELVASVNEKEVLFRQLLVHPRIQAVRSRGLLMAVVFDSFETNKKVIDRCIEKGVLTDWFLFAANCLRIAPPLTISKKEIRKACSILLEVLQEEVK, from the coding sequence ATGAACCAGCGACAGTTATTCCTCAGGCATGTGGCACAAACCTCCCCGGCTCCCCTGGCATTGGAGATCGTAAAGGCAAAAGGTACGGTGATGGAAGACCGTAATGGGAAGAAATACCTCGACCTGATCGCCGGTATCAGCGTCTGCAATGTGGGACATTGCAATCCCAGGGTACTGAAGGCTATCCGTAAACAATCGGAGGATTACCTGCATCTCCTGGTGTATGGGGAATTTGTGGAAGCGCCACAGGTACAGTATGCCAGGATGATCGCGAAGCATATGCCCGAAAGCCTCAACTGCGTGTATTTCACCAACTCAGGAGCCGAGGCCACGGAAGGTGCAATGAAGCTGGCCAAAAGGGTGACCAACCGGCCGGAGATCATTGCCTTCAACCAGTCCTACCACGGTTCCACACAGGGAGCACTAAGCATCATTGGTGATGAATATTGGCGAAATGCCTACCGCCCCCTGTTGCCGGGTATCCTTCACCTTGAATATAATGATCCGGCTGTGATCGACAGGATAACAGAGCGTACCGCCTGCGTGATCATGGAGACCATCCAGGCGGAGCGGGGCGTACATGCCCCATTAAGGGAGTGGATAACCGCGATCCGTAAACGCTGTACCGAGACCGGCACCTTGCTGATCATGGACGAGATCCAGACTGGTTTTGGCCGTACTGGAAAATTATGGGGCTTCGAGCATTTTGGGGTGGTGCCGGATGTGGTATTGCTGGGGAAGGCATTGGGTGGAGGAATGCCCCTTGGTGCCTTTGTGGCGGGTAAACAACTCATGGATGCCTTTACGGAGAACCCGGTGCTTGGCCATATTACAACTTTTGGTGGACATCCCGTTTGCTGCGCTGCCGGGTTAGCGGCAATGGAATACCTGCTCGATGAAGAATTGGTAGCATCCGTAAATGAGAAGGAAGTGCTGTTCAGGCAGCTGTTGGTGCATCCCAGGATACAGGCGGTCCGCTCCAGGGGCTTGCTGATGGCAGTGGTCTTTGATAGTTTTGAGACCAATAAAAAGGTAATCGATCGTTGTATTGAGAAAGGGGTGTTGACGGACTGGTTTCTCTTCGCGGCCAATTGCCTGCGCATTGCACCGCCATTGACCATTTCGAAGAAAGAGATCCGGAAAGCCTGTTCCATCCTGCTGGAAGTGCTGCAAGAAGAGGTAAAATAA
- a CDS encoding BatD family protein encodes MVQSKKRIYAGWLLLMLAIGLNTFAQQMGVKADINRNKILIGEQVILQLQAEVPAGAEVRWFPVDSFPHFDIIDAGKIDTLSMGQSTSFKQLITLTSFDSGTQVIPRLPIIVNNNRYLSDSLQVEVGFSPVPAEQPYHDIKDIIEVQEVEPLYLNYILVVATILAILALVYLLRKRKKKPAGAVDQQVRRLSAFERAMESLGLLKTMVSGAGGKEKEYYVGLNDTLRSYLMDKGLLSSPDSTNEQLVVKLRGQLDKDGVYRLAQTLRLADAVKFAKFIPTSPEHEEAYAVIEKTIRFIEETSQRKPEA; translated from the coding sequence ATGGTACAAAGCAAGAAAAGGATATATGCAGGATGGCTGCTGCTGATGCTGGCAATTGGCCTTAACACCTTTGCCCAGCAAATGGGGGTGAAGGCGGACATCAACCGCAATAAGATATTGATTGGCGAACAGGTCATCCTTCAGTTGCAGGCCGAAGTGCCTGCCGGTGCAGAAGTGCGCTGGTTTCCCGTTGACAGTTTCCCCCATTTCGATATCATTGATGCTGGCAAGATCGATACCCTTTCAATGGGACAATCTACCAGCTTCAAACAGTTGATTACCCTTACCTCTTTTGATTCCGGTACGCAGGTGATCCCCCGGCTCCCGATCATTGTCAATAACAACAGGTATCTCAGCGATTCCCTCCAGGTGGAGGTTGGTTTTTCCCCTGTACCAGCTGAGCAGCCCTATCATGATATTAAGGACATTATTGAGGTACAGGAAGTAGAACCCCTTTACCTCAACTATATTTTGGTGGTAGCTACCATCCTGGCCATCCTTGCCCTGGTGTACCTTTTGCGCAAGCGAAAGAAAAAGCCGGCTGGGGCTGTGGATCAGCAGGTAAGGAGATTGTCGGCATTTGAAAGGGCCATGGAATCACTCGGACTGTTAAAGACAATGGTAAGTGGTGCTGGTGGCAAGGAAAAGGAATATTATGTGGGATTGAATGATACCCTGAGGAGCTACCTGATGGATAAAGGTTTGTTGTCGAGCCCTGATAGCACCAATGAACAATTGGTGGTGAAGTTGCGCGGGCAGTTGGATAAGGATGGAGTTTACCGGCTGGCACAAACACTTCGGTTAGCCGATGCCGTTAAGTTCGCGAAATTCATACCAACGTCTCCGGAGCACGAAGAAGCTTATGCAGTGATCGAGAAGACCATCCGTTTTATTGAAGAAACCAGTCAAAGAAAGCCTGAAGCATGA